Proteins from a genomic interval of Deltaproteobacteria bacterium:
- a CDS encoding amidohydrolase family protein, translating into MAKQGFKAMDSDMHVFEPHDLWQRYIDPEFKDRAPKGLQRDFRDLGVELDGKILPIPRRPENPGLRDYRLNTLKEKYSDVAARNFDGVSQVMAMDKEGLDLAFLFPTRGLFVLGIDGLDPDLAAAISRAYNDWLYDFAQADSDRMVCVAMVPPQNVEAAVVETKRTVTEMGFRGVFMRPNQTNGLCWSDPYYDPLWEVCQSLNVPVGFHEAGRVYQPQPAISQFIPSFSMFNTLSFPLANMFACADMIYGGVMERFPKLRVAFLEGNCSWLPWLLYRMGDYMESVGKAEYPDLKLEPLEYFQRQCFGAVECDEITAKHIPEFGLEDNVVFSTDYPHLDVKYPHSLDTFLEMPFSDESKRKYLWDNCARLYNMGQ; encoded by the coding sequence ATGGCCAAACAAGGCTTCAAGGCAATGGACTCCGACATGCACGTGTTCGAGCCCCACGACCTGTGGCAGCGCTACATCGACCCCGAATTCAAGGACCGTGCCCCAAAGGGCTTGCAACGCGATTTCCGCGACCTCGGCGTCGAGCTCGACGGCAAGATCCTCCCCATCCCGCGACGGCCGGAAAACCCCGGGCTCAGGGACTACCGTCTCAACACCCTGAAGGAAAAGTACAGCGACGTGGCGGCGCGCAACTTCGACGGGGTGAGTCAGGTCATGGCCATGGACAAGGAAGGCCTCGACCTGGCGTTCCTGTTCCCCACGCGCGGGCTCTTCGTCCTGGGCATCGACGGGCTCGACCCCGACCTGGCCGCGGCCATCTCCCGCGCCTACAACGACTGGCTCTACGACTTCGCGCAGGCGGACAGCGACCGCATGGTCTGCGTCGCCATGGTGCCGCCCCAGAACGTCGAGGCGGCGGTGGTCGAGACCAAGCGGACGGTGACCGAAATGGGCTTCCGGGGCGTCTTCATGCGTCCCAACCAGACCAACGGACTGTGCTGGAGCGACCCCTATTACGATCCGCTGTGGGAAGTGTGCCAGAGCCTGAACGTGCCCGTGGGCTTCCACGAGGCCGGGCGCGTGTACCAGCCCCAGCCGGCCATCTCCCAGTTCATCCCGTCCTTCTCCATGTTCAACACCTTGAGCTTCCCGCTGGCCAACATGTTCGCGTGCGCGGACATGATCTACGGCGGCGTCATGGAGCGCTTCCCCAAGCTCCGCGTGGCCTTCCTGGAAGGCAACTGCTCCTGGCTCCCGTGGCTCCTGTACCGCATGGGGGACTACATGGAATCGGTGGGCAAGGCCGAGTACCCGGACCTCAAGCTCGAGCCGCTGGAGTATTTCCAGCGCCAGTGTTTCGGCGCCGTCGAATGCGACGAGATCACCGCCAAGCACATCCCGGAGTTCGGCCTGGAGGACAACGTGGTGTTCTCCACCGACTATCCGCACCTGGACGTCAAGTATCCGCACTCGCTGGATACTTTCCTGGAGATGCCGTTCTCCGACGAGTCCAAGCGGAAGTACCTGTGGGACAACTGCGCCCGGCTGTACAACATGGGTCAGTGA
- a CDS encoding beta-N-acetylglucosaminidase domain-containing protein: MEGFFGPPWSMAHRAAMFAFGAARGMNTYLYAPKDDPYHRERWQLPYPEPEWRELCALIEVAQARGIDFVYGFHPGKDLCFAAAEPVGILLAKAARLYDRGVRTFAVQFDDLPSRLTHDSDVKKFDNSLAKAESLWLAAVLERQPTDWQAEWWFCPSYYPPDPLLAEVFGEFEPSFPETVARHLPATVSCFWTGPKVVPRSITLEHMEEVAGRMGHRLLLWDNYPVNDLSMKDEMHIGPLTGRDPRLPEQVHGYLANPLVQEELSFVPLATCFDYARDPGAYDPERSWQAAVAERFGAANVEHWQALRQFCEWDAAPDSPATTTESERGALAAAHAYLIAHGDERWCEEFAPWQQRLEQALRQTPH; this comes from the coding sequence GTGGAAGGCTTCTTCGGTCCCCCGTGGAGCATGGCGCACCGCGCGGCGATGTTCGCGTTCGGTGCCGCGCGCGGGATGAACACCTACCTCTACGCGCCCAAGGACGACCCCTACCACCGGGAACGCTGGCAGCTCCCATACCCCGAACCGGAGTGGCGTGAGCTGTGCGCGCTCATCGAGGTCGCCCAGGCCCGGGGCATCGACTTCGTCTACGGTTTCCACCCCGGCAAGGACCTGTGCTTCGCCGCGGCGGAACCGGTAGGAATCCTGCTCGCCAAGGCCGCGCGCCTTTACGACCGGGGAGTGCGCACCTTCGCGGTGCAGTTCGACGACCTCCCTTCCCGGCTCACGCACGACAGCGACGTGAAGAAGTTCGACAACAGCCTGGCCAAGGCCGAATCCCTGTGGCTCGCGGCCGTGCTGGAGCGGCAGCCCACGGACTGGCAGGCGGAGTGGTGGTTCTGTCCCTCGTACTACCCCCCCGATCCGCTCCTGGCCGAGGTCTTCGGCGAGTTCGAGCCGAGCTTCCCGGAGACCGTGGCACGGCACCTGCCGGCGACGGTGTCCTGCTTCTGGACCGGGCCCAAGGTGGTGCCCCGGAGCATCACGCTGGAGCACATGGAGGAGGTCGCGGGAAGGATGGGCCACCGGCTGCTGCTGTGGGACAACTACCCGGTGAACGACCTGAGCATGAAGGATGAGATGCACATCGGCCCCCTCACCGGACGCGACCCGCGGCTGCCGGAGCAGGTGCACGGCTACCTGGCCAACCCGCTGGTGCAGGAGGAGCTGAGCTTCGTTCCCCTGGCCACCTGCTTCGACTACGCGCGGGACCCCGGCGCCTACGACCCGGAGAGGAGTTGGCAGGCGGCCGTGGCCGAGCGGTTCGGCGCGGCCAACGTGGAACACTGGCAGGCCCTGCGACAATTTTGTGAATGGGATGCGGCCCCGGATTCGCCGGCGACGACCACGGAATCCGAACGCGGCGCGCTCGCGGCCGCCCACGCGTACTTGATCGCCCACGGGGATGAACGGTGGTGCGAGGAGTTCGCGCCGTGGCAACAGCGACTGGAGCAAGCGCTCCGCCAGACACCGCACTAG
- the senA gene encoding selenoneine synthase SenA, translating to MDDKTVSTREVLDTLKEVRSRTLSLIEDLSDEQLSVPLLAIVNPPLWEIGHIAWFHEKWALRHLRGHDPMMRDGDVLYDSAAVLHDTRWGLGLPSRTETLAYMDRVLNEIAEGLPAERLNPEETYFHRLGFLHEDMHAEALTYTRQTLAYAPPAFVGHGTVPRGAPCPGDVEVPGGEFVLGATEDLPFVFDNEKWGHPVTVAPFRIARAAVTNAEFAAFADDGGYDDPRWWSDEGWSWRQAEGAAHPVYWEREAPGRWLERIFDRWLPLPPHLPVVHVNWHEAEAYCRWAGRRLPAEAEWELAAAVDPAGAAASGEAAKRGFPWGEAPPDPDRGNLDWAAGGRLPVDALAAGDSAAGCRQMIGNVWEWTASAFQPYPGFVRDPYREYSEPWFGDHRVLRGGCWTTRSHLIRNTWRNFYKPDRRDVWAGFRTCARD from the coding sequence ATGGACGACAAGACCGTATCCACCCGCGAGGTGCTGGACACCCTGAAGGAAGTCCGTTCCCGCACCCTGAGCCTGATCGAGGATCTCTCCGACGAACAGCTCTCGGTGCCGCTGCTGGCCATCGTCAACCCGCCGCTGTGGGAAATCGGGCATATCGCGTGGTTCCACGAGAAGTGGGCGCTGCGCCATCTGCGCGGCCACGACCCCATGATGCGCGACGGCGACGTGCTGTACGATTCCGCCGCCGTGCTCCACGACACCCGGTGGGGACTGGGGCTGCCGTCGCGGACCGAGACCCTCGCGTACATGGACCGCGTTCTCAACGAGATTGCCGAAGGACTGCCCGCCGAGCGGCTGAACCCCGAGGAAACCTACTTCCACAGGCTGGGCTTCCTCCACGAGGACATGCACGCGGAGGCGCTCACGTACACGCGCCAGACCCTGGCGTATGCACCGCCCGCGTTCGTGGGCCACGGCACCGTGCCGCGGGGCGCCCCGTGTCCCGGCGACGTGGAGGTACCCGGCGGTGAATTCGTGCTCGGCGCCACCGAGGACCTGCCCTTTGTCTTCGACAACGAGAAGTGGGGCCATCCCGTGACCGTGGCGCCGTTCCGCATCGCCCGCGCCGCCGTGACCAACGCCGAGTTCGCCGCGTTCGCCGACGACGGCGGCTACGACGATCCGCGGTGGTGGAGCGACGAGGGGTGGAGCTGGCGCCAGGCCGAGGGCGCGGCGCATCCCGTGTACTGGGAGCGCGAGGCGCCGGGCCGCTGGCTGGAGCGAATCTTCGACCGCTGGCTGCCCCTGCCCCCGCACCTCCCGGTGGTCCACGTCAACTGGCACGAGGCCGAGGCGTACTGCCGCTGGGCCGGGCGCCGGCTGCCCGCGGAAGCCGAGTGGGAGCTGGCCGCGGCCGTGGATCCGGCGGGCGCCGCCGCCAGCGGCGAAGCAGCCAAGCGCGGTTTCCCTTGGGGCGAAGCGCCGCCCGACCCCGACCGCGGCAACCTCGACTGGGCCGCGGGCGGGCGCCTGCCGGTGGACGCCCTGGCCGCGGGTGACAGCGCCGCGGGCTGCCGCCAGATGATCGGCAACGTGTGGGAGTGGACCGCCAGCGCCTTCCAGCCCTACCCCGGCTTCGTCCGGGACCCCTACAGGGAGTATTCGGAGCCCTGGTTCGGCGATCACAGGGTACTGCGCGGCGGCTGCTGGACCACCCGTTCACACCTCATCCGCAACACCTGGCGCAACTTCTACAAGCCGGACCGCCGGGACGTGTGGGCCGGTTTCCGCACGTGCGCGCGGGACTAG
- the senB gene encoding selenoneine biosynthesis selenosugar synthase SenB, with protein sequence MAPDNTSTTRIALVTPAGPTRRTGNRISGGRWARILRASGYRVKALDRYERERCDLLIALHARRSHGSVRRFRELHPGKPVVVVLTGTDLYNDIHVDENARESLRLADRLVLLQRKGLDELDPSLHEKTRVIYQSAEPRPGGPGDPKRRFIVATVGHMRPEKDPFRTAMAVRALPASSRIRVVHIGAAFEESLARRARQEMERNPRYRWMGEWPHWKTRQFMARSHLVSITSRMEGSSNVLCEALASGVPVAASRISGLIGTLGDDYPGYYELGDTAGLKRVLLRAENDLPFYESLAQHCAEVAPLVNPDREIHTWQELIRDVMVECP encoded by the coding sequence TTGGCACCTGACAACACGTCGACAACCAGAATCGCCCTGGTAACCCCCGCCGGACCCACGCGGCGCACGGGCAACCGCATCTCCGGGGGAAGGTGGGCGCGAATCCTGCGCGCTTCGGGCTATCGGGTCAAAGCCCTGGACCGCTACGAGCGTGAACGGTGCGACCTTCTCATCGCGCTCCACGCGCGCCGCAGTCACGGCTCCGTTCGCCGGTTCCGGGAACTCCATCCCGGCAAACCGGTGGTGGTCGTGCTCACCGGCACCGACCTGTACAACGACATCCACGTGGACGAGAACGCTCGCGAGTCGCTTCGGCTGGCCGACCGTCTGGTGCTGCTCCAACGAAAAGGGCTCGACGAACTCGACCCGTCACTGCACGAAAAGACCCGGGTGATCTACCAGTCGGCAGAGCCGCGGCCCGGCGGCCCCGGCGACCCGAAACGCCGCTTCATCGTCGCCACGGTGGGCCACATGCGCCCCGAGAAGGACCCGTTCCGCACCGCCATGGCCGTGCGCGCCCTGCCCGCCTCCTCGCGCATCCGCGTGGTGCACATCGGCGCCGCCTTCGAGGAGAGCCTCGCGCGACGCGCCCGGCAGGAGATGGAGCGCAACCCGCGCTACCGCTGGATGGGCGAGTGGCCCCACTGGAAGACGCGCCAGTTCATGGCCCGCAGCCACCTCGTGTCCATCACCTCGCGCATGGAGGGCAGCTCCAACGTACTGTGCGAGGCCCTCGCCTCCGGCGTCCCGGTGGCCGCCTCGAGGATATCGGGCCTGATCGGCACCCTGGGCGACGACTACCCCGGCTACTACGAACTCGGCGACACGGCCGGGCTCAAGCGGGTGCTGCTCCGCGCCGAGAACGACCTGCCCTTCTACGAGAGTCTGGCGCAGCATTGCGCGGAGGTGGCGCCGCTGGTGAACCCGGATAGGGAAATCCACACTTGGCAAGAGTTGATTCGTGACGTGATGGTCGAGTGCCCGTAA
- a CDS encoding acetylornithine/succinylornithine family transaminase has product MSDFKELQQQYEFDVYPKRDIVLVRGQGAKVWDDQGREYIDCVAGHGVASLGHCHPKVVQAVTEQAQRLVSCSGVFYNDVKARLLERLAGITPGNLNRAFLCNSGTETIEAAIKFARFATGKQEFVCAMRGFHGRTMGALSATFTKEYRDPFVPIVEGFQYAPFNNFAKLEEKVNDNTAAVMLEIVQGEGGVNLGKAEFFEQVSELCRERGVLLIIDEVQTGFGRTGKMFACEHFGLEPDILCLAKAMAGGIPMGAVLCSDKLEVPVGRHGSTFGGNPLACAASLAAIDAMEEEGLAEAAAEKGAYLLERLKAADLPKVREIRQLGLMIGIELKEKSQPHLVRLMEKGVLALPAGATVVRLLPPLVISHAELDTVAEALIEVLSDGS; this is encoded by the coding sequence GTGAGCGACTTCAAGGAGCTGCAGCAACAGTACGAGTTCGACGTCTACCCCAAGCGCGATATCGTCCTGGTGCGCGGCCAGGGCGCCAAGGTGTGGGACGACCAGGGCCGCGAGTACATCGACTGTGTGGCCGGCCACGGCGTCGCCAGCCTCGGTCACTGCCATCCCAAGGTGGTGCAGGCGGTCACCGAGCAGGCGCAGCGGCTCGTGAGCTGCTCCGGCGTCTTCTACAACGACGTCAAGGCGCGCCTGCTGGAGCGGCTGGCGGGCATCACGCCCGGCAACCTCAACCGCGCGTTCCTGTGCAACTCGGGCACCGAGACCATCGAGGCGGCCATCAAGTTCGCCCGCTTCGCCACCGGCAAGCAGGAGTTCGTGTGCGCCATGCGCGGCTTCCACGGCCGCACCATGGGCGCGCTGAGCGCCACCTTCACCAAGGAGTACCGCGACCCCTTCGTGCCCATCGTCGAAGGCTTCCAGTACGCGCCCTTCAACAACTTCGCCAAGCTGGAAGAGAAGGTGAACGACAACACCGCCGCGGTGATGCTGGAGATCGTCCAGGGCGAGGGCGGCGTCAACCTCGGCAAGGCCGAGTTCTTCGAGCAGGTGAGCGAGCTGTGCCGGGAACGGGGCGTGCTGCTCATCATCGACGAGGTCCAGACCGGCTTCGGCCGCACCGGCAAGATGTTCGCCTGCGAGCACTTCGGCCTCGAACCCGACATCCTGTGCCTGGCCAAGGCCATGGCCGGCGGCATCCCCATGGGCGCGGTGCTCTGCTCCGACAAGCTCGAGGTCCCCGTGGGCCGCCACGGCAGCACCTTCGGCGGCAACCCGCTGGCCTGCGCCGCGTCCCTCGCCGCCATCGACGCCATGGAAGAGGAAGGACTCGCCGAGGCCGCCGCGGAGAAGGGCGCCTACCTGCTGGAGCGCCTCAAGGCCGCGGACCTGCCGAAGGTAAGAGAGATCCGCCAGCTCGGCTTGATGATCGGCATCGAGCTCAAGGAAAAGTCCCAGCCCCACCTCGTGCGCCTGATGGAGAAGGGAGTCCTGGCCCTACCCGCCGGCGCGACCGTGGTACGGCTGTTGCCGCCCCTGGTCATCAGCCACGCCGAGTTGGACACCGTGGCGGAGGCGCTCATCGAGGTGCTGTCCGACGGTTCGTAA
- a CDS encoding [LysW]-aminoadipate kinase — protein MILVKIGGGSAVNLPGIAEDLAAVSDRFIVVHGANAVRDAIAAKLGNPTQVVTSVSGYTSVLSDKAALDAILMGYAGVQNKRIVELLQQNGVNAVGLSGIDGRAIQGQRNKGIRVRKDGKTLIVRDFSGKPRSANKELFQLLLDGGYAPVLSIPIIDERHTAINSENDDIINVLQAAFHAEVVLQLIEAPGFLADKDDESTVVPHIRAGELEQREAQVEGRMKRKMLALRKLFEEGAEKVIMSDGRVEHPVRDALAGKGTVIQ, from the coding sequence ATGATCCTGGTGAAGATCGGCGGCGGCAGCGCCGTCAACCTGCCCGGCATCGCCGAGGACCTGGCGGCGGTGTCCGACCGTTTCATCGTGGTGCACGGCGCCAACGCGGTGCGCGACGCCATCGCCGCGAAGCTCGGCAATCCCACCCAGGTGGTGACGTCGGTGTCGGGATACACCAGCGTGCTGTCGGACAAGGCAGCCCTCGACGCCATCCTGATGGGCTACGCCGGCGTGCAGAACAAGCGCATCGTGGAACTGCTGCAGCAGAACGGGGTCAACGCGGTGGGTCTCTCGGGCATCGACGGCCGCGCCATCCAGGGCCAGCGCAACAAGGGCATCCGGGTGCGCAAGGACGGCAAGACCCTCATCGTGCGCGACTTCTCGGGCAAGCCCCGGAGCGCCAACAAGGAACTGTTCCAGTTGCTGCTCGACGGCGGCTACGCACCGGTGCTGTCCATCCCCATCATCGACGAGCGCCACACCGCCATCAACTCGGAGAACGACGACATCATCAACGTGCTCCAGGCCGCCTTCCACGCCGAGGTGGTGCTGCAGCTCATCGAGGCCCCCGGCTTCCTCGCCGACAAGGACGACGAGAGCACCGTGGTGCCGCATATCCGGGCGGGTGAGCTGGAGCAGCGGGAGGCGCAGGTGGAGGGGCGCATGAAGCGCAAGATGCTGGCGCTGCGCAAGCTGTTCGAGGAAGGCGCGGAGAAGGTCATCATGAGCGACGGCCGAGTGGAGCATCCCGTCCGTGACGCCCTGGCGGGGAAAGGAACGGTGATCCAGTGA